One Megalops cyprinoides isolate fMegCyp1 chromosome 23, fMegCyp1.pri, whole genome shotgun sequence genomic region harbors:
- the dmtf1 gene encoding cyclin-D-binding Myb-like transcription factor 1 isoform X1: MNTIEDESGTVTLETVNSVTLTQDTDGTIILHCPPNDSEELASDDTLEPAHKRLRLCSEDEQHVSEAAPRISVVTLPISENDESFEVTMTATTEMTENDISEGAVAQIQILQNDGSLSPQKTDDISPVSQAWFTTKEDKDTLVNKGHKWKQGMWSKEEIDLLMSNIDRYLKSRGIQDPTEIIFEMSKDERKDFYRSIAWGLNRPLFAVYRRVLRMYDNRNHVGKYTPEEIDKLKELREKHGNDWATIGAALGRSASSVKDRCRLMKDTCNTGKWTEEEERRLAEVVHELTGTEPGHTVTQGVSWASVAELVGTRSEKQCRSKWLNYLNWKQSGGTEWTKEDDMNLIKRIAELEVEDENEINWDVLSGGWSSVRSPQWLRSKWWTIKRQVSNHKDLPFPVLLKGLQDLAENQLPFSKVVMAAPRPPSSSSPSSLQQVQIRVARLDESSSASHSPVAALQIPVQIPVQITHVSSSDTSATANDAETITLNAGTLQTFEILPSFHLQPTGTPGTYYIQTGSNQGLPLTLAASPTVTLTAAASPSSPEQIIVHALSPDNLLSSNENVTVQMSHPGVIIQTVSSDDLASPESLGQSELTVEHSVLTGTEDTPGAQSFRTDANLDKVARDTRSPQGHEARQGEMSDSEGVKFLQNPVEEASDHLAETGNGQEHLTDTFSAETLGSPTMEEHVVEGVIGEGAVLIVPSPNSFIQTADDIDSDSVLPLTTLTDPILENQGENSD, from the exons ATGAACACAATTGAGGATGAGTCTGGCACAGTGACTTTGGAAACAGTGAACTCCGTTACATTAACCCAGGATACAGACGGGACCATAATCCTGCACTGCCCTCCCAATG ACTCCGAGGAGCTGGCGTCAGATGACACCTTGGAGCCCGCGCACAAACGGCTCCGCCTGTGCAGTGAAGACGAGCAGCATGTGTCGGAGGCCGCGCCTCGGATCTCCGTCGTCACGCTCCCCA TTTCAGAGAATGATGAGAGTTTTGAGGTGACAATGACAGCCACGACCGAGATGACGGAGAACGATATCAGTGAGGGGGCTGTGGCCCAGATTCAG ATACTACAGAATGATGGATCACTTTCACCTCAGAAGACAGATGATATATCCCCTGTCAGCCAAGCATGGTTTACAACTAAAGAGGACAAGGACACACTTGTAAATAAAG GTCATAAATGGAAACAGGGTATGTGGTCGAAGGAAGAGATAGACCTCCTTATGAGCAATATTGATAGATATCTGAAG AGTCGAGGGATACAGGATCCCACAGAGATCATCTTTGAAATGTCCAAAGATGAGAGGAAGGACTTCTACAGAAGCATCGCGTGGGGTCTGAACCGTCCTCTATTTGCGGTTTACCGACGGGTCCTACGCATGTACGACAACAGGAACCACGTTGGAAA aTATACTCCTGAAGAAATAGACAAGCTAAAAGA actgagagaaaagcaTGGCAATGACTGGGCCACCATTGGGGCAGCGCTGGGAAGAAGTGCCTCCTCTGTGAAAGACCGGTGTAGGCTAATGAAAGACACCTGCAACACAG GGAAGTggacagaagaggaggagcgGCGGCTGGCGGAGGTGGTCCACGAGCTGACGGGCACAGAGCCGGGCCACACCGTCACCCAGGGCGTGTCCTGGGCATCTGTGGCCGAGCTGGTGGGCACCCGCTCAGAGAAGCAGTGCCGCTCTAAGTGGCTAAACTACCTCAACTGGAAGCAGAGCGGCGGGACTGAGTGGACCAAGGAGGACGACATGAACCTGATCAAGCG GATAGCGGAACTGGAGGTGGAGGATGAAAACGAGATCAACTGGGATGTCCTGTCCGGGGGCTGGAGCAGCGTCCGCTCCCCTCAGTGGCTGAGGAGTAAATGGTGGACGATCAAGAGACAGGTCTCCAACCACAAAGACCTCCCTTTCCCTG tgctgctgaaagGCCTGCAGGACCTGGCGGAGAACCAGCTGCCCTTTAGTAAGGTGGTGATGGCCGCGCCGCGGCCCCCCAGTAGCAGCTCCCCCTCCTCGCTCCAGCAGGTCCAGATACGTGTGGCCCGGCTGGACGAGAGCAGCAGCGCCTCCCACAGCCCCGTGGCGGCACTGCAGATACCTGTGCAGATCCCTGTGCAGATTACACatgtct CATCCTCAGATACCTCAGCCACTGCTAACGATGCAGAGACCATAACGCTAAATGCCGGAACCTTGCAGACCTTTGAAATCTTACCT TCTTTCCACCTGCAGCCAACAGGGACTCCTGGGACATACTACATTCAGACTGGCTCGAACCAGGGCCTTCCACTGACACTTGCAGCAAGCCCCACCGTCACCCTGACAGCAGCCGCATCCCCATCATCCCCAGAACAGATCATCGTACACGCCCTGTCT CCGGATAACCTGCTCAGCTCCAATGAGAACGTTACCGTGCAGATGTCCCACCCCGGCGTCATCATCCAGACCGTATCCTCAGACGACCTCGCCTCTCCGGAGTCCCTCGGCCAATCGGAACTGACCGTGGAGCATTCCGTCCTGACCGGCACAGAGGACACCCCAGGGGCGCAGTCCTTCCGCACGGACGCAAACCTTGATAAGGTGGCCAGGGACACGAGGAGCCCCCAGGGACACGAAGCACGACAGGGGGAGATGAGTGACTCAGAGGGGGTGAAATTCCTCCAGAATCCCGTAGAGGAGGCCTCAGACCACCTGGCTGAGACAGGGAATGGGCAGGAGCACCTGACTGACACATTTTCAGCTGAG ACTTTGGGGTCTCCAACCATGGAAGAGCACGTGGTGGAAGGGGTGATAGGAGAGGGCGCCGTGCTGATCGTTCCGTCCCCCAACAGCTTCATCCAGACCGCAGATGACATCGACAGTGACAGCGTCCTGCCCTTAACCACACTGACAG ATCCAATACTTGAAAATCAGGGGGAGAACTCTGACTGA
- the dmtf1 gene encoding cyclin-D-binding Myb-like transcription factor 1 isoform X2 encodes MNTIEDESGTVTLETVNSVTLTQDTDGTIILHCPPNDSEELASDDTLEPAHKRLRLCSEDEQHVSEAAPRISVVTLPKNDESFEVTMTATTEMTENDISEGAVAQIQILQNDGSLSPQKTDDISPVSQAWFTTKEDKDTLVNKGHKWKQGMWSKEEIDLLMSNIDRYLKSRGIQDPTEIIFEMSKDERKDFYRSIAWGLNRPLFAVYRRVLRMYDNRNHVGKYTPEEIDKLKELREKHGNDWATIGAALGRSASSVKDRCRLMKDTCNTGKWTEEEERRLAEVVHELTGTEPGHTVTQGVSWASVAELVGTRSEKQCRSKWLNYLNWKQSGGTEWTKEDDMNLIKRIAELEVEDENEINWDVLSGGWSSVRSPQWLRSKWWTIKRQVSNHKDLPFPVLLKGLQDLAENQLPFSKVVMAAPRPPSSSSPSSLQQVQIRVARLDESSSASHSPVAALQIPVQIPVQITHVSSSDTSATANDAETITLNAGTLQTFEILPSFHLQPTGTPGTYYIQTGSNQGLPLTLAASPTVTLTAAASPSSPEQIIVHALSPDNLLSSNENVTVQMSHPGVIIQTVSSDDLASPESLGQSELTVEHSVLTGTEDTPGAQSFRTDANLDKVARDTRSPQGHEARQGEMSDSEGVKFLQNPVEEASDHLAETGNGQEHLTDTFSAETLGSPTMEEHVVEGVIGEGAVLIVPSPNSFIQTADDIDSDSVLPLTTLTDPILENQGENSD; translated from the exons ATGAACACAATTGAGGATGAGTCTGGCACAGTGACTTTGGAAACAGTGAACTCCGTTACATTAACCCAGGATACAGACGGGACCATAATCCTGCACTGCCCTCCCAATG ACTCCGAGGAGCTGGCGTCAGATGACACCTTGGAGCCCGCGCACAAACGGCTCCGCCTGTGCAGTGAAGACGAGCAGCATGTGTCGGAGGCCGCGCCTCGGATCTCCGTCGTCACGCTCCCCA AGAATGATGAGAGTTTTGAGGTGACAATGACAGCCACGACCGAGATGACGGAGAACGATATCAGTGAGGGGGCTGTGGCCCAGATTCAG ATACTACAGAATGATGGATCACTTTCACCTCAGAAGACAGATGATATATCCCCTGTCAGCCAAGCATGGTTTACAACTAAAGAGGACAAGGACACACTTGTAAATAAAG GTCATAAATGGAAACAGGGTATGTGGTCGAAGGAAGAGATAGACCTCCTTATGAGCAATATTGATAGATATCTGAAG AGTCGAGGGATACAGGATCCCACAGAGATCATCTTTGAAATGTCCAAAGATGAGAGGAAGGACTTCTACAGAAGCATCGCGTGGGGTCTGAACCGTCCTCTATTTGCGGTTTACCGACGGGTCCTACGCATGTACGACAACAGGAACCACGTTGGAAA aTATACTCCTGAAGAAATAGACAAGCTAAAAGA actgagagaaaagcaTGGCAATGACTGGGCCACCATTGGGGCAGCGCTGGGAAGAAGTGCCTCCTCTGTGAAAGACCGGTGTAGGCTAATGAAAGACACCTGCAACACAG GGAAGTggacagaagaggaggagcgGCGGCTGGCGGAGGTGGTCCACGAGCTGACGGGCACAGAGCCGGGCCACACCGTCACCCAGGGCGTGTCCTGGGCATCTGTGGCCGAGCTGGTGGGCACCCGCTCAGAGAAGCAGTGCCGCTCTAAGTGGCTAAACTACCTCAACTGGAAGCAGAGCGGCGGGACTGAGTGGACCAAGGAGGACGACATGAACCTGATCAAGCG GATAGCGGAACTGGAGGTGGAGGATGAAAACGAGATCAACTGGGATGTCCTGTCCGGGGGCTGGAGCAGCGTCCGCTCCCCTCAGTGGCTGAGGAGTAAATGGTGGACGATCAAGAGACAGGTCTCCAACCACAAAGACCTCCCTTTCCCTG tgctgctgaaagGCCTGCAGGACCTGGCGGAGAACCAGCTGCCCTTTAGTAAGGTGGTGATGGCCGCGCCGCGGCCCCCCAGTAGCAGCTCCCCCTCCTCGCTCCAGCAGGTCCAGATACGTGTGGCCCGGCTGGACGAGAGCAGCAGCGCCTCCCACAGCCCCGTGGCGGCACTGCAGATACCTGTGCAGATCCCTGTGCAGATTACACatgtct CATCCTCAGATACCTCAGCCACTGCTAACGATGCAGAGACCATAACGCTAAATGCCGGAACCTTGCAGACCTTTGAAATCTTACCT TCTTTCCACCTGCAGCCAACAGGGACTCCTGGGACATACTACATTCAGACTGGCTCGAACCAGGGCCTTCCACTGACACTTGCAGCAAGCCCCACCGTCACCCTGACAGCAGCCGCATCCCCATCATCCCCAGAACAGATCATCGTACACGCCCTGTCT CCGGATAACCTGCTCAGCTCCAATGAGAACGTTACCGTGCAGATGTCCCACCCCGGCGTCATCATCCAGACCGTATCCTCAGACGACCTCGCCTCTCCGGAGTCCCTCGGCCAATCGGAACTGACCGTGGAGCATTCCGTCCTGACCGGCACAGAGGACACCCCAGGGGCGCAGTCCTTCCGCACGGACGCAAACCTTGATAAGGTGGCCAGGGACACGAGGAGCCCCCAGGGACACGAAGCACGACAGGGGGAGATGAGTGACTCAGAGGGGGTGAAATTCCTCCAGAATCCCGTAGAGGAGGCCTCAGACCACCTGGCTGAGACAGGGAATGGGCAGGAGCACCTGACTGACACATTTTCAGCTGAG ACTTTGGGGTCTCCAACCATGGAAGAGCACGTGGTGGAAGGGGTGATAGGAGAGGGCGCCGTGCTGATCGTTCCGTCCCCCAACAGCTTCATCCAGACCGCAGATGACATCGACAGTGACAGCGTCCTGCCCTTAACCACACTGACAG ATCCAATACTTGAAAATCAGGGGGAGAACTCTGACTGA